A genomic window from candidate division TA06 bacterium includes:
- a CDS encoding NAD(P)-dependent glycerol-3-phosphate dehydrogenase: MLTKSKNICVLGAGNWGTTLAVILAEQGHRVRLWEYLPQAAEEIQRTRQNRQFLPGITIPAGVTISSDLEHSLQGAGICFLALPSPVLRPVCLKAYPLMPANTVIVSAIKGLEDKTHLRMSQVIVQTLKEKTGRLVVLSGPNIASEIARHLPATTVAVSHDPAAAEEAQSALMSPYLRVYTGSDVVGAELGGSLKNVIAIAAGIIDGLELGANTKGALLTRGLAEITRLGTALGADPATFAGLSGMGDLITTCSSQHSRNHTVGTRIGRGQKIDDILKEMVMVAEGVNTAKAAYELSQEHKIKMPITEQMYLVLFQGKPPRQTVEALMTRDPKSEK; encoded by the coding sequence GCAGGCAACTGGGGCACCACCCTGGCCGTTATACTGGCCGAGCAGGGCCACCGGGTCAGGCTTTGGGAATATCTGCCCCAGGCCGCGGAAGAAATTCAGCGGACCCGCCAGAACCGGCAGTTCTTGCCGGGGATAACCATTCCGGCCGGGGTCACCATCAGCTCCGACCTGGAGCACTCATTGCAGGGCGCCGGGATATGTTTCCTGGCGCTGCCCTCGCCTGTGCTCCGACCGGTCTGTCTTAAGGCATATCCGTTGATGCCTGCAAACACCGTAATAGTCAGCGCCATCAAAGGGCTGGAGGACAAGACCCATCTGCGGATGTCCCAGGTCATTGTCCAGACATTAAAAGAGAAGACCGGCCGTCTGGTTGTGCTTTCCGGTCCCAATATTGCTTCGGAGATCGCCCGTCATCTGCCAGCCACCACCGTGGCTGTTTCGCACGATCCGGCGGCCGCCGAAGAGGCCCAGTCGGCCTTGATGTCACCTTATCTTAGAGTCTACACCGGCAGCGACGTGGTGGGGGCCGAGCTGGGCGGAAGCTTAAAGAACGTGATTGCCATCGCGGCCGGGATCATAGACGGTCTGGAACTGGGGGCCAACACCAAGGGAGCGCTTTTGACCCGGGGCCTGGCCGAGATCACCCGGCTGGGAACAGCTTTGGGAGCCGATCCGGCCACTTTTGCCGGGCTAAGCGGGATGGGAGATTTGATCACCACCTGCTCCAGCCAGCACAGTCGCAATCACACCGTGGGGACCAGGATCGGCCGGGGGCAGAAGATAGATGACATCTTAAAGGAAATGGTGATGGTGGCCGAAGGGGTTAACACCGCCAAGGCCGCCTACGAACTGTCCCAAGAACATAAGATCAAAATGCCGATCACCGAACAGATGTACCTGGTGCTGTTCCAGGGAAAACCGCCCCGCCAGACGGTGGAGGCCCTGATGACCCGCGATCCCAAGTCCGAAAAATGA
- the pgeF gene encoding peptidoglycan editing factor PgeF translates to MTHQVHGDQIEIIGPEYSGFYPQKIETDGLMTAVPGVVITIHTADCVPIFLADKEAKAVCLIHAGWKGAALGIAHKGLLQFMSRYELKPGRIAVVIGPAIKQSCSQVSSGVADRLDPEVKISEGGGKWRLDLRSENRRQLIKAGLSANDIHVSELCTFCQNSLLHSYRREKELKGQMISFMEA, encoded by the coding sequence GTGACCCACCAGGTCCACGGCGATCAAATAGAAATCATCGGGCCGGAATATTCCGGATTCTATCCTCAAAAGATCGAGACTGACGGGCTGATGACCGCAGTTCCCGGGGTTGTGATCACTATCCATACCGCTGACTGCGTCCCAATATTTCTGGCGGACAAGGAAGCTAAGGCGGTATGTCTGATCCATGCCGGATGGAAGGGCGCCGCCCTGGGCATCGCGCACAAAGGACTGCTACAGTTCATGTCCCGCTACGAGCTGAAACCGGGACGGATCGCGGTGGTGATTGGCCCGGCCATCAAACAAAGTTGCTCTCAGGTCTCTTCCGGTGTGGCGGACAGGTTAGACCCCGAAGTTAAAATATCCGAGGGCGGGGGCAAGTGGCGGCTGGACCTTAGGTCTGAGAACCGGCGCCAGCTGATCAAAGCCGGACTTTCCGCGAATGACATTCACGTTTCGGAACTCTGCACTTTTTGCCAGAACAGCCTGCTTCACTCATACCGGAGAGAAAAAGAGCTTAAAGGCCAAATGATTTCTTTTATGGAGGCTTAG
- a CDS encoding MerR family transcriptional regulator codes for MSEQTAPATEQPAIRNRQEKLDRMKVYHNIREVSQIAELEPYILRFWESEFTALKPKTTRGGRRLYQVDDIKIVLLIKKLLYQDGYTIAGARNRLKEIKEKERDQLEIPFNQWRSRSGLKSIAGELRQVLEILCRKQPV; via the coding sequence ATGAGTGAGCAAACAGCACCGGCCACGGAACAGCCGGCAATCAGGAACAGGCAGGAAAAACTCGACCGGATGAAGGTTTACCACAATATCCGTGAGGTCTCCCAGATTGCGGAATTGGAGCCCTATATCCTGCGGTTCTGGGAGAGCGAATTTACGGCGCTTAAGCCCAAGACCACCCGGGGCGGCCGCCGCCTGTACCAGGTGGACGACATTAAAATAGTTCTTCTGATAAAAAAGCTTTTATACCAGGACGGATACACCATCGCCGGGGCCCGCAACCGGCTGAAGGAAATAAAGGAAAAGGAGCGGGACCAGCTGGAAATTCCCTTTAACCAGTGGCGCAGCCGGTCGGGACTTAAAAGCATTGCGGGGGAACTGCGGCAGGTGCTGGAGATATTATGCCGGAAGCAGCCGGTTTGA
- a CDS encoding leucine--tRNA ligase — MNFYDPKSIEPKWQTKWEEEKVFKTSDSSDKPKYYALEMFPYPSGSGLHVGHLKNYVPMDAFCRYKSMKGFNVLHPMGWDAFGQPAENAAVAAGRNPREMVPEYAANYKRTLKLAGCSYDWDREFSSSQPEFYRWTQWFFLLLYKKGLAYRATAPINWCPQCKTGLANEEVQEGRCWRCDSLVEKRPMMQWFFRITAYADRLLQDLDSLDWSAGMKEMQRDWIGRSEGAEVEFRIQNSEFRIQVFTTRPDTLFGATFMVLAPEHPLVKDITAPGKMAEVEAYIKKAKSETEMDRLNAERAKTGIFTGAYAVNPVNNKEIPVWIADYVMMGYGTGAIMCVPGHDARDFEFARKFNLPIIQVVSKNGKAYELAKAKPEEGIAVNSGQYDGLKTSEFKISITKWLEEQNIGHHTVNYRLRDWLISRQRYWGAPIPIVHCPKCGEVPVPEEQLPVTLPEVENYKPTGTGESPLAAIPEFVNTKCPKCGTDAKRETDTMGGYACSSWYFFRFADPNNDREFASKDKMAYWMPVDLYAGGIEHARSHLLYARFWTKVLYDEGYIGFQESFRILKNQGSLLAYTPGRKPKGSDGANPDEGSEKILDWIVLKPEDLEGFPKDQIVWRWARMSKSKGNVVTPEEIAHKYGVDSLRIFEMFVAPFEDDVQWSEESLNGSYRFLNRTWKWLDGALQHYRKDWREALPVETTGREAQVRRKLHQTIRKVGGHIDGFQFNTAIAALMELLNEIYDYWQPSEQGGKGNVNESVLSEILENMTLMLAPFAPHMAEELWEAIGGKGTIYKANWPIFDANIAKDNEITLVIQVNGKVRDKMVIPANSNEDIVKAKALENKKIEEYIRDKTIVKALVIQGKLINIVVK; from the coding sequence ATGAACTTTTACGATCCAAAATCAATCGAGCCCAAGTGGCAGACTAAGTGGGAAGAGGAGAAGGTATTCAAGACCTCCGATTCCTCGGACAAGCCCAAATACTACGCTCTGGAGATGTTCCCGTACCCTTCAGGCTCCGGCCTGCACGTAGGCCATTTAAAGAACTATGTGCCAATGGATGCTTTCTGCCGCTACAAAAGCATGAAAGGCTTTAACGTGCTGCACCCCATGGGCTGGGACGCCTTCGGCCAGCCGGCCGAGAACGCGGCGGTTGCCGCCGGCCGTAATCCCCGGGAGATGGTGCCGGAATACGCCGCCAATTACAAGAGAACGCTGAAGCTGGCCGGCTGCAGCTACGATTGGGACCGTGAATTCAGCTCCAGCCAGCCTGAGTTCTACCGCTGGACCCAGTGGTTTTTTCTGTTGCTGTACAAGAAAGGGCTGGCCTACCGGGCCACCGCGCCCATCAACTGGTGCCCCCAGTGCAAGACCGGGCTGGCCAACGAGGAAGTGCAAGAGGGCCGCTGCTGGCGCTGCGACAGCCTGGTGGAAAAGCGTCCGATGATGCAGTGGTTCTTCCGGATCACGGCCTACGCCGACCGACTGCTACAGGACTTGGATTCCCTGGACTGGTCCGCTGGCATGAAGGAGATGCAGCGGGACTGGATCGGAAGGAGCGAGGGAGCCGAGGTCGAATTCAGAATTCAGAATTCAGAATTCAGAATTCAGGTCTTTACCACCAGGCCTGATACCTTGTTCGGCGCCACTTTCATGGTCCTGGCTCCCGAGCACCCACTGGTCAAGGACATCACCGCGCCCGGCAAAATGGCCGAGGTGGAGGCCTACATAAAAAAGGCCAAGTCCGAGACCGAGATGGACCGGCTGAACGCCGAGCGCGCCAAGACCGGAATATTCACCGGAGCCTACGCCGTCAATCCGGTAAACAATAAAGAGATCCCGGTGTGGATCGCCGATTACGTGATGATGGGATACGGCACCGGGGCCATCATGTGCGTGCCGGGCCACGACGCCAGGGATTTTGAGTTCGCCAGGAAGTTCAACCTTCCAATAATCCAGGTGGTCAGCAAGAACGGCAAGGCCTATGAACTGGCCAAGGCCAAGCCCGAGGAAGGCATAGCAGTCAATTCCGGCCAATACGACGGGCTGAAGACTTCTGAGTTCAAAATTTCCATCACCAAATGGCTGGAGGAACAGAATATCGGGCATCATACGGTCAATTACCGGCTGCGCGACTGGTTGATCTCCCGGCAACGCTATTGGGGCGCGCCGATCCCGATAGTCCATTGCCCCAAATGCGGAGAAGTGCCGGTGCCCGAAGAACAACTGCCGGTGACCCTGCCCGAGGTGGAGAACTACAAGCCCACCGGGACCGGGGAATCGCCTCTGGCGGCTATCCCGGAATTCGTAAATACCAAATGCCCCAAGTGCGGTACAGACGCCAAAAGGGAAACCGACACCATGGGCGGCTATGCCTGCTCATCCTGGTATTTTTTCCGGTTTGCCGACCCAAACAATGACCGGGAGTTTGCCAGTAAAGACAAGATGGCCTACTGGATGCCGGTTGACCTGTATGCCGGCGGCATAGAGCACGCCCGTTCCCACCTGCTGTATGCCAGGTTCTGGACCAAGGTGCTGTACGATGAAGGCTATATAGGCTTCCAGGAATCTTTCCGGATATTAAAGAACCAGGGTTCCCTGCTGGCTTATACCCCGGGAAGAAAGCCCAAAGGCAGCGATGGCGCCAACCCGGATGAAGGATCGGAAAAGATACTGGACTGGATCGTGCTCAAGCCCGAAGACCTGGAGGGTTTTCCCAAGGACCAGATCGTCTGGCGCTGGGCCAGGATGTCCAAGTCCAAGGGTAATGTGGTCACCCCGGAGGAGATCGCCCATAAGTACGGGGTGGACAGCCTGAGGATCTTTGAGATGTTCGTGGCCCCGTTCGAGGATGATGTCCAGTGGTCCGAAGAAAGCCTCAACGGTTCCTATCGCTTCCTGAACCGGACCTGGAAGTGGCTGGATGGGGCCCTGCAGCACTACCGGAAGGACTGGAGGGAGGCTTTGCCCGTTGAAACGACCGGGAGGGAGGCCCAGGTTCGCCGCAAGCTCCACCAGACAATCCGTAAAGTAGGCGGACATATCGATGGATTTCAATTTAACACGGCCATAGCGGCCTTAATGGAGCTTTTGAACGAGATCTACGACTACTGGCAGCCGTCGGAGCAGGGTGGCAAGGGAAATGTCAATGAGTCCGTTTTATCCGAAATACTGGAAAACATGACGCTGATGCTGGCTCCTTTCGCCCCGCATATGGCCGAGGAGCTATGGGAGGCTATAGGAGGCAAAGGCACTATTTACAAGGCAAATTGGCCTATATTTGATGCTAACATTGCCAAAGACAATGAGATAACCCTGGTAATTCAAGTCAATGGCAAAGTACGTGATAAAATGGTCATACCTGCCAATTCTAATGAAGATATCGTAAAGGCTAAAGCATTGGAAAATAAAAAAATAGAAGAATATATTAGAGACAAAACAATAGTTAAAGCATTAGTAATACAAGGCAAGCTAATAAATATAGTTGTCAAGTGA